Genomic DNA from Solanum pennellii chromosome 3, SPENNV200:
ATTTAATTGTTGTAGCACATGTACAAATAACAAAACCATAATGTGCATAGGATACTTATTAAATGCCCAAGTAGCAATCCATAAATAGCAAATTCTAAAAGTAGTAGCTtgttaaacaaatattattactGATTTTGATCACTTTTAGAGTCAAATCAtaacaaaaatttaacaaatatttaagTGTCATAGTTTCATctctaaattataaaaaatataactaacatttataatgtattttttaacttattaatatgtaaaaaattataatttataacacttttatatattttttgaatatttaatttttaaaaatattaaataattgtaatctaatttatttttgaaaattaatcaaattgactttcgaaaaaaCGCaagatgacaaataaaaatgaacaaaggaagtgttgaaaaagaatttgaaaataaaagatgtatACTACTCTCCTTAATCACCTTTACTTCATTCTCGATTTTGCATgcacttttaaaaatataatagtaaataCGAGTATTTTactataataatcatatattgtTGTGTAATAttagattttgaaaaataatttgaaaaataagtacagtacaattaaagaaaaataattatcgtTTCTggatgaagaaagaaaaataaattctagatataacaaaaatgacaaataaaagaattgaaattaataaatcaataaccTATCCatatttaaatgaatttaagtaaatttattatATCTGGAGTATAAATAGTCCAGTGGGCAGCATCAAATATGTGCCAGACACACGAACTTAATTGTGGAATATACGGGAGCAGCAAACTAATAAAGTTccatttgatattttaaattattgcaTTTGCACCAATTAAACCATTTAGGAGTTGTTTGGTACTGTTTGATATGAGGTCCAAAAGATATAATAACCTTatgacaaaatataaaattattttatctcgTGTTTGATTGAAGATATTAAGTAATTCGtagattgaaattatttttttcactatttatgctttaataatgagataaattattttttaatatagtgaAATAACTTATACCAATCTAAATAATTCCTTAGACGTTGAAATTCATCTATCTGAAATTTAATCGAtgaaaaaagtatataaataatcACATTAAATAGATCGTTATATTacaaaataacaaattcaacccaatgaaaaaaattcaaatatcaaCTAAATTTGAATATTGCACTTAATGTAATAGTATGATACAACAAGACAATACAATAATCTaacattttgaagaaaattcacGTTTAATAAATACTATCTTATTTTATaagtgaatttaaattaatcgagAAATATTGAACgagtgaaaataaatcaaaacggCAAGGATTTACACCAGTACACTAgtaaaacatcaattattaattttaattttgtagaaTATTTAATTGGACAACACAAATATGACCCCCATAATTTTGCAGGCCAATCGAAAGAGAAATTAAACCAAACCCAAACCCGGAAAAAGAAAATCAGTCTTCCCCACCAAACAGGGAACAAAGAATCACAAATCACAAGagctaaaaggaaaaaaaaaaaataattcaaaatcaaacgcTTCCATTTGCTTGGAATTTTGTGAAGGGGCAGTATACAGCTTGCTGTGTAGTTGATTGTGATGTTTGTGTACGAAGTATTCTGAGTTTTGTTGTGTTTTTACCCTTCTGTGGATGGTGGCGATGGATTCAATTGGGTCATATCGTTCACCTTCGATCTGTAAGTTCTCAATTTTCactatctttttcttctttatattttcaaaatttcttgcTGATTTTAAGCTGTTTGTTGttcttgtattatttatttatttttaattatgggAATTCATAGTGGGTGCTGCTTTTTAGGGTTTGGAAAAAGTGGAGATCTTTGAATCGGAGGGTGGGAAATCTAGCTAGGGTTTTGGTACTGAGTTGCCTAGAAAATGTGGGAAATCCCTAGGAAGGAAGTTCTAGTTTTGAGATATTTATTGattaaagttttgatttttttcattgggATCCGCCAGATACATCCATTCGGTCATTACACTTGTTTCTAGTTAGGTTCAACTTTTGCATACAGTTCTTTTTTGCTTATTGAGTTTCTTGGAGCTCTTATTGCTGTCAAATTTTGGATTGATGTCTTAAGTTGGACTTTTTGTCCTTGcattttttggtaatttatcTTTGTTTCTTTTGTATTTCAGGTATGGTGAATTCATTGTAGTAGTAAAAGATTGTGAAACTTCTTGGTTCACCGTTATTTAAATGGCGAACCCTATCTCAGTAGATGTAATACTGGAATACTTGcggaaaaataaattaactaggGCCGAGGCTGCTTTCCGGGGCGAACTGAATGATCACCCTGATCTGAATGGCGTTCTTCAGAAGCTTACTATTGAGGACAAAGAGTTGAGTCAATCAACAGAAGGAACAAGTAGGGGCAAAGCAACGTCAGAGACTCCGGTGACAACTTTACGGAACAGTGAGGAAGTTTACAAGGAGACAAGTTCGAGGAGTAGTGGGGAAATATCTAAGGAGCTTATTGTTAAGGAGATAGAGTGTGGCACCGGGAGAAATGGCGCAGACTGCAACTGGAAAAATGTCCAGGAGCAGAAGAAAGTTAATGAATCCGCTGGGACAAGTGACAAAAACTTCAGTTTTGCAAACAGTTCGGAGGATACTATTGATCTGTATTCGTGGAAATACCCTCCTGTTAACAGTCCGGTTACTTATCAGCATGATGGTGGAGCTACCATTGACCTCTCCAGTTTGGTGCACTCTGGGAAGTCAAAGTTCAATTCTTCTGAAGTCTTTGATAGTGGTAAGGCTCATGCAAAATGTGAGGAAGATGTCAGTTTTTCTGGTGAAAAGAGAACTTCTTGGCCCGGAAGTACTAGCAAAGACACTGTAGAGCCAAAGCATGACATTGGTCGAAATGTTGAGCTCAAGGAGGTTGATCAGCAAATTAAGCTAAGTGGGACATGCTCCAAAGATGTAGTAATTAATCATCCTTGGTGTAAAAGTGATGAATTTACACACCTTTCTTCTGAGTCTTGGAGAGACTGCACAGTTAAAACTGTTTTCCCGTTTCCCAAAGGAGATGTCTCGACAAGTTATGATCATGACATTGGTAGTACTGACAGGAAAGAAGGAAAACGAAAAACAGAGGTGAGTGATGTTAGGGCAGCAATAAAAGAACAAGTGGATGAGGTGGGAAGAGCTTTGTATCTTGGGAAGACACAAGGAAGTGAACCAAAAGAATTCAGCGGCCTAGGCTTTTCATTTGTTTCTGAAAGTCAGAAAGAAGGATTCCCTAGGTTGCCACCTGTTAGATTGAAGTCAGAAGAGAAGTCCTTCAGTATTCCTTGGGAGGAAAAGTTTGAACGAGATGGACCTGCCTCAAAGACTAATAATGCTGACAATTCACTTTTCATTGGTTCATTTCTTGATGTTCCCATCGGACAAGATCTTACCAGTTCAGGTTTGCTTTTCTAATAAAAAACTTTAGCTTGTAGGTTTAGAGGAAAGTGAATTTAGCTTGTGCGCACTTTAACCTCCAGGTGATCCTGTTCTGGAGTATGTGGGTGTCCATAATTGATTTGAGTACAGTCCCATTAGCATTATTTTCCCAAAGCGGGGGTTCTTGGAAGCTTTACTGAAAACATAGTTAGTCAAAGTCTTGTGAATGAATAAATGGAAATCaatatctttaacatagaaGATACGGATGGTGGCGCCTGAATTTCTTGGAGTGGAAATTTATAATCTGAGAAATCATGTGAAGTAATAATATTTATGGATCCAAGAACTATTTTGGCTAtctaagaaaaaagaaatgcaGTTTAGAGGGGTAAACTGCATAACAAGTTGTCAATCTAGATATATTTGGCAGCTGATCACCATCTCTAACCAGTGTATTATAGAATGGTACACAAGATAAATGGTACTAAGTTCCTGGGATGCTTGCTTATTCTCCTATCTACCAGACTATCCTATGGTTGCTGTGTGAGGAGGGGGCTTTTGGTGATCTGCAGCCTGCTTGGGGATTTCATAAGGATATTATGTTACAAATAATTCTCGtgtaaaatctgatttttgcTCCTGATCTTGTGGACTGAAAAATGCTCATAATATTTGCGACCTGATGTGCGTTTTGTAGACATTCTAAATATGGAATTGAGGTTTATTGATCAACGAATAAGTGTGGATCATCTTGTCCATAGAAAAGAACTTTATACAAGGAGAAATCTTCTCCGGAGTCTCAAAAAGCTACTCATTATTGAGGAAGTCTGGGACCATGAGCGCATAAGCTCTTTGTGTGGCTTCAGCTTTCTCTTTTCTGTGtcaataattttctttcttacagttgtatcatttttattatgttttttctgCTGAATAATGCAATCGGATTGGCTGCCTACTGTTGCTACCTCTGTGGACATGACATTTTGAATTTCTAACTTTTTACCATTATGAATGTACAACTCTACTTGGTTTTATAGTTCATATAAATAGATGTTAGATTCATGATTTTTGCTGGTTATACCTTGCATGTGGAGCATAGTCATGTTTTTTTATTGCTTTCCTTAGATAAAAACAACAGAGAAGgatcacctagatatgaattatTCAATGTTCGTAGACTATTGATTATTATCTCCCTTATCATATTTTGGTTTCTCTGTTAGGTAGTTCCTGGAGTTGTCTTGACTGAGtgattcattcatctaattATCCCTGTCTTAGTGCTTCTTGAACTTCTATATATATTGCTTACTCATGGCTTGTGCAGTAATCATCACTGCTTTATTGAATGGCAGGTGGAAAAAGGCCTGCAGGAGGTAGTTGGCTCTCTGTAAGTCAAGGCATTGCTGAGGACACTTCTGATCTGGTTTCTGGTTTTGCAACAGTTGGTGATGGACTGAGTGAATCTATTGATTACCCCAACGAATATTGGGACTCCGATGAgtatgatgacgacgatgatgttGGCTACACGAGACAACCTATTGAGGACGAGACATGGTTTTTAGCCCATGAAATTGATTACCCCAGTGATAATGAGAAGGGAACAGGGCATGGGAGTGTTCCAGATCCTCAAAGAGAGCAAAACCGAGAAGATGATGAACAATCTTTTGCAGAAGAGGATTCCTGCTTCTCAGGTGAGCGATATTTCCAATCAAAAAATGTTGGTCCAGTTAGGCCTGCAGATGATCACATAGGGCTGTCAGTGTCTGAAATGTACAGGAGAAATGATCAGAGCAACTTGATTGCCCAATATGATGGCCAGTTGATGGATGAAGAAGAACTAAATTTGATGCGTGCCGAGCCAGTTTGGCGGGGCTTTGTTACTCAAACAAATGAACTTGTCATGTTGGGGGATGGTAAAGTCCTGAATGAGTGTGGAAGGCCTCGGCCGGATGATATTTGCATGGACGATGACCAACACGGTTCAGTTCGGTCTATTGGTGTGGGGATTAACAGTGATACTGCTGATTTTGGAAGCGAAGTGCGTGAAAGTTTGATTGGAGGGAGTAGTGAGGGGGACATAGAGTACTTCCATGATCATGATACCAGTATTGGTGGGTCCAGACACCTACCACCCATTTCAGATAAGCCTTATTCAGAGAGAtcaaagagagaaaagaaagcAGCTAAACATAGTTCTGACAAGTTTGTTACTGTGGCTGACAAAGGAAGCTATGTGCAGAAAATGAATCACTTGGATGGAGGATTCTCATTTCCCCCTCCTAGAGATGGAGAGTTAGTTCAGACAAGCTCGAGTAAGTCTTTATGGTCAAACAAGTGCAACACTGTTGTCAGTGATGAAGCTGATGATTCTCTGATGGCAAGTGATGACATGCTTGCTCCGTGGAGACGCAAAAGCAGTGAGTCTTCACCTGTCAAGAGCTCAAGAGATGAAAGCAATGCACATGCCGCAGGATCAGAAAATTCTAGCCCTTCTTCTCTTTCAAACTATGGCTATGCTGAACGGGAGCatgtgaagaaagaagagaCAAAAATAGCCAGTGCAAGAGAAGAAGACGTAGGGGCGTCACTGGAGGATGAGGAAGCAACAGCCGTACAGGAGCAAGTAAGGCAGATCAAGGCACAGGAGGAGGAATTCGAAACCTTTGATTTAAAGATTGTGCATAGGAAAAACAGGCATGTTCAATCTCCTATTGGCTTATGAATCCTAGTGGACATAGTTCACTTTAGCTGATATTAATACATTTTCTTTGAGATATCCCTAGTAAGAGGAAATAGCTTAGTTATTTGCTACGAGAATCTTCATATTTCAATGCGTGTAGCTAGCTTTTTATCTaactaacaaaaacaaaatatgcTGGTTTTCTATCTATAAACTTAATTTATGAGAGGCAGAGACAGTTAACTGTATACATTTGAAACAAGCACTGCGTGGAAGAATTGAAGGTGTAACAAGTACATGGAGAACTCCTCCACAGCTCTAGGGATAGTTTCTACATCCTACCAACAAATCTTGAGCACTATGTAGAGAACATAGAACAGTTGAAGAACCATTCCcttgattttgtggacatctCAGCTAAGCACCATTGCTGAAGCAGTAGAATCAACCCCAAGGGTGAATGCAGACATGAAATCTAAGGTCACTAACTAGGACTTTCCCTTTGAAATAGACAACTGGTCCTTCTAGGAAGGTGTATCCATGGTGACATTTTCCCTTTTGATAGTTGAGATTTTAATTGGACCTTGTTTATGCAAAAATAGTGCACgtgaattttatatatatttatatgaatcaAACTTATCGACAAATGGGTGAACAAAGCAGTAAATTTAACAGCATTTATTGCTCTGAAGCTGTaatttatgtgtgtgtgtgtgtgtacctGTATTTCATTCTCGACAATGAACAAGcttatcaaataatttaagatgtatttaaaaattctaaaaaatggaaaaatccCCTTGTGACATATGATACGTGTTTTTTTACCTGAAGTTAAACACAATGCCTTGCCTTTTAGTTAGCATGAAagatttattatatatatgttttatcaTTCTATCTTTGTGTGTTTGAGGAGCTTGGAGGTTTAGGATCAATTACAGTTGGGAACTTGGTTATTGTTAACTTGAGAGGTTTTCATTTGAAGAAATTTCACTACAACTATTGTGGTTCAACACCAATGCTTTTGAATTGCCTTTTTGCATCTACAATGTTTCGCTCTAGAACTGGATCAATTCCTTGTCCTAAACATTTCTGATCAATCTCAAAGCTTCTATACATGCTGGGTCTGTTGTGTAGGAAACTGTCCATGACTTCTGTGCTAGTTCTTTCCTATATCTGATTGTAGCAACTTGATCAGTTTTTATGCTTCAACCAATGTTATTTctacatatatattatgtttaattctgtttataattatttttgatatatttttattttaaccttGCAAGTGTATCTTAACAAGTCTCTGCATCCTATGTTGGACGCTTTTATATCTGCATTCATCATGCATACTTTATATTTCTGTGATGAGTTTTCTTCATCTAGCCTAGCTTTTATGTTTAGAcatgaaatattttgttaattggATTTATCTTTTGGATCAGAACTGGCTTTGAGGAGGACAAGAATTTCCATGTTGTTTTAAATTCAGTTTTAGCCGGGCGATATCAAGTTACTGAGTATCTTGGATCTGCTGCATTTAGTAAAGCTATCCAAGCTCACGATCTTCACACTGGCATGGATGTTTGTGTAAAGATCATAAAGAACAATAAAGATTTCTTTGACCAGAGCCTTGATGAAATAAAGCTTCTCAAGTATGTCAACAAGCATGATCCCGCTGACAAGTACCATTTACTTCGGTTGTATGATTACTTCTATTATCGAGTAAGTAAATTCTTAGTTTTTCTTCATTAAACTAATATTTCATTCATGTGGTGCGAAAACCCCTTTATAAAAGTTGTGTACAGTAAGTAAAGAACCTACACAAGAACATGGTTCTTTAAGAAATTCACTCAATCATATCACTTGGATAAGTTtgtttttatagaaaaacaaaatattgcCCTAATTTGGACATTTTTTCTCACCACCTTCAAAAGCTTCCTATTTTTTCTCTCCATGTAACCAACTTTTTGTGGGTGCTAGAGGAACTGCAACCGGGGTTCTGCatcttctttttcctttgtGAATGCCCAACTGAGCATAAACCTTTGACCCATGCTGGCATCAACCTTAGCTTTTCCTACCTTGGTTTTCTATATTATGTGTCTCTTCTTTTTAAGTGGAAGTCTTCTGATCCTTTATTATGAACGGAAATCTTCTGATTGTAAAAATAGCAACTTATAAAGTAAGATTAAATTCTCTATGGTCTGCACAAAGAGGCCTGATATAAGAACCAGAACTAATATGGGCTTAATATGTACACTTAAAAAAACTCTATTGCCCTTAATTTTTTTGGAAGTAAAGGAAAATTGAACAAAGTTCTAAATCATACAATCAACTTGTAAAGCTAGAAAGCCAAAAAAGTATCAAACAATGTAAGAAACTTATGCACAGATTCAACCTGGCCCTTGGAGCATACCTCTCTTGGCTTCTGAGGCATATCCAGAATTTCGAGATGATGGGTGCGTTACGAAAAGGTGGATCTGTGATATAAATTTGATCGGTTTACATTTAGGTTCTTATCACTGAAAtccattaaaattttaaaattatagacCCAAATCATTTTTTATCTATCCAAGCCATTCAGAAAAAATGTTTCCCAATTTtagaaaggaaaataataaaagattcaAATTTCTAACCTCTCTAAGAGAGGTGCACCCAATCATCATCGCACGACATTATGGTACTTCAAGTGTGGGCTCACACATctatgtttaaatattttttttaaaaatataacactaatatatatgattttaggaGGGGAGCATGGGTTCACATGAACCCGGTGAACCCCTCCTGGATACGCCTCTGGTTGGCTTTCCTGCTATACCTTCCAAAGATGCGTGCTGGAAGGTGAACCGTACTTCCATTGTTCTTTAAGAAATTTTCTGTCTGACGAGCAGTAGCATGCCACTTAATGTTCTAACAACTGCCCTACCAAGTCCATATAAATCGGAAAACACATCTCAAAAGTTAATTTTTCCACTTCACAATGAAGGAAAAGTTGTTAAAATCTTTAGCTTCTGACTCTCACATAAAATATCTATAACATAATGAATCTCCTCCTATGCAAATCAGAATGAGTCAGCTGAGCTCCTGGTCTGCAATCCAACAACCTTAGGAGGAGAATTGGATGATCGGGCCGAGGGCTTCCCCCTTTTGACTTTTCCCTAATGACCGACCCTTTAAGGCCAATTACAAGAGTGAAACTGATGAAAGTGGTTTGTGGCCACATTTGCATGATTGGTACTGTCCTTCTGGTGTCTACAGTTCAATGTATATAGGATTTTATGTTAACTGCACCTTCCAAAATTTTAAAGCTGAACCGTCTCTTTTACTTCCCTATTATCGGAATTCCTTCTAAATGCTAAATTCCATCTACTCCGTGGTCTGCGCTGGGCCACTGCCTTGTCTGTTTTGAAAGCAAAACCATATAACCAAGGAAACATCTTTATGTACAATTTTGACTGATAAGCTGAAGAAACTCTTGGACTATGAAATGCAATTCCCTACTGAACGTTGTGTTTGTTATCAGGAACATTTGTTAATTGTATGTGAGCTCCTTAAAGCAAATCTTTACGAGTTCCATAAATTTAATAGAGAATCTGGAGGAGAAGTTTACTTTACCATGCCAAGACTGCAGGTTTGTCACATTGCTATATCCATAAAGATTTTATGTCATCAATGATGCTTCTCTTCTGACTCAATATGAATCACTGCTGCAGTCAATCACTATACAATGTTTGGAGGCTCTTCAGTTTTTGCATGGCCTTGGGCTTATACATTGTGACTTGAAACCTGAGAACATATTGGTGAAAAGCTACAGTAGATGTGAAGTGAAGGTGATTGATCTAGGAAGCAGTTGTTTCGAAACCGATCATCTTTGTTCTTATGTCCAATCTAGATCCTACCGCGCACCTGAAGTTATTTTGGGACTTCCATATGATAAAAAGATCGATATCTGGTCACTTGGCTGCATCCTAGCAGAACTTTGCACGGGAAATGTAGGTTCTTTCTTTATGCGTTTGTGTTTTTAACCTCTTTTTAACTAGTGAGTATGATTCTGATGTTAGGGATCTTTCACCTGTCATAGCAGACACTATGGTAGTTCCTAAATTTTAATCCACTGTCCTCACATTTTTAAGAGGCTGCAGAGTTGACTTCTGTGATTTGGGACGCACAATGTTGTGGAGTTAGATATGGCACCAAAACTCTTGGAAGCCAGAATATTCTCTGCCATGTAATCCTAGTGTCTAAGAAGGTTTCTGGTGGTGTATTTGGAAGTccattttaaaggaaaaatcagTATCCTTCTCCATGTTTTACTATACTAGTTGACAGTCATACTGCTACTTTTAATTTTGACACCGTTTTGCTTCCTGGGTGGCATTTTTTTAAGTGGAATTGGAAGAAGCAAATCTATTAAAGTGGCATGTGTAGTGCAGACTAGGTGGAGCCAACTCATCTGTTATGAACTAATATTTCATTAAGTGTATATAATCTCTCTGATAGATTTGGAATATTGGTGACAATTAGAAAATTTGTATCTAGTTTGACAGGCAGGAATAGTCAAATAACCTTAGTTTTGTATATAGTTTGACAGGCAGGAGTACTCAAATAACCGTAGTATTTTGATACTACAGTTCTGTTTAACACATATCAATGTGCTGATTGCCAATCCTTCTTGAGGACTCTGCAATGCACTATTCGGATTTAGTCGGACCCCAATGCAGATAACTGGACATCGGTtgggaaatttaaaaaaagaacaaaaagttgtcaaaaaaaaagtaaagcaaAAAGCTAATGACCAATAGTTAGCTTACATGTCATTCATTCTTTGCCAATTTGTTTTCAGAGATAAAGCCTTCAATCTTCATCTGTGCTTGTTATGACTACTTGTTTTGTTTGATGCTCATGCAATGCATACAGGTTTCTATTGTAATGTTCTGATTCAAATATTGCTCCAAGTGGAAATTGAAGACTTTTTATGTGCAGGTGCTTTTTCAAAATGACTCTCCTGCCACATTACTCGCTAGGGTGATTGGTATTATAGGTCCCATTGACCAAGATTTGCTTGTTAAAGGACGAGATACTTATAAgtacttcaccaaaaatcatatGCTGTATGAACGAAATCAGGTAAACTCTCTCCTCCTCTGTGTGGGTTGGGTTACGGTTCAGTGATTTACTATATCTTGTATCCTCTGCTATGACTCACCTTCAGAAGATCAATACTTTCTGTTTTATTGAAGGCAAATTTTTTATCTTGCTAAAAGTTGATTTGGTGATAAGATATACAAGCCTGGGACAATATATATTAATCGTTCAGAGAGGCCATTTGTCCtttcttcaaattctttatCCTCTTAATGAGTTGGTGAATGGTGATATAATACTTATACAAAAGGCTCCCATTAGTAGAGCCTAGAGGGCAACACTTGAATGTTTTCTGCTGTTGTGTTGCTCTGTCTGCTGCTCTCTAATATCAATTATTGATTTCAGTTCTTTCATTTTTTAGGAAACAAACAGATTGGAATGCTTGATACCCAAAAAGACATCCTTGAGACATCGTTTACCAATGGGGGATCAAGGATTTATAGACTTCGTGGCTCATCTCCTTGAAGTAAACCCAAAGAAGCGTCCATCTGCCTTGGAGGCTTTAAAACATCCATGGCTGTCATATCCATACGAACCAATATCATCTTGAGTTGTATGAGAATTCTTTGGCATTTTAACCTGCTGAAGTTCTGCAATTGCTCCAATTTGGATGCTCCAGTGATGAGATAGGA
This window encodes:
- the LOC107014160 gene encoding uncharacterized protein LOC107014160 isoform X2 — protein: MANPISVDVILEYLRKNKLTRAEAAFRGELNDHPDLNGVLQKLTIEDKELSQSTEGTSRGKATSETPVTTLRNSEEVYKETSSRSSGEISKELIVKEIECGTGRNGADCNWKNVQEQKKVNESAGTSDKNFSFANSSEDTIDLYSWKYPPVNSPVTYQHDGGATIDLSSLVHSGKSKFNSSEVFDSGKAHAKCEEDVSFSGEKRTSWPGSTSKDTVEPKHDIGRNVELKEVDQQIKLSGTCSKDVVINHPWCKSDEFTHLSSESWRDCTVKTVFPFPKGDVSTSYDHDIGSTDRKEGKRKTEVSDVRAAIKEQVDEVGRALYLGKTQGSEPKEFSGLGFSFVSESQKEGFPRLPPVRLKSEEKSFSIPWEEKFERDGPASKTNNADNSLFIGSFLDVPIGQDLTSSGGKRPAGGSWLSVSQGIAEDTSDLVSGFATVGDGLSESIDYPNEYWDSDEYDDDDDVGYTRQPIEDETWFLAHEIDYPSDNEKGTGHGSVPDPQREQNREDDEQSFAEEDSCFSVSEMYRRNDQSNLIAQYDGQLMDEEELNLMRAEPVWRGFVTQTNELVMLGDGKVLNECGRPRPDDICMDDDQHGSVRSIGVGINSDTADFGSEVRESLIGGSSEGDIEYFHDHDTSIGGSRHLPPISDKPYSERSKREKKAAKHSSDKFVTVADKGSYVQKMNHLDGGFSFPPPRDGELVQTSSSKSLWSNKCNTVVSDEADDSLMASDDMLAPWRRKSSESSPVKSSRDESNAHAAGSENSSPSSLSNYGYAEREHVKKEETKIASAREEDVGASLEDEEATAVQEQVRQIKAQEEEFETFDLKIVHRKNRTGFEEDKNFHVVLNSVLAGRYQVTEYLGSAAFSKAIQAHDLHTGMDVCVKIIKNNKDFFDQSLDEIKLLKYVNKHDPADKYHLLRLYDYFYYREHLLIVCELLKANLYEFHKFNRESGGEVYFTMPRLQSITIQCLEALQFLHGLGLIHCDLKPENILVKSYSRCEVKVIDLGSSCFETDHLCSYVQSRSYRAPEVILGLPYDKKIDIWSLGCILAELCTGNVLFQNDSPATLLARVIGIIGPIDQDLLVKGRDTYKYFTKNHMLYERNQETNRLECLIPKKTSLRHRLPMGDQGFIDFVAHLLEVNPKKRPSALEALKHPWLSYPYEPISS
- the LOC107014160 gene encoding uncharacterized protein LOC107014160 isoform X1, with translation MANPISVDVILEYLRKNKLTRAEAAFRGELNDHPDLNGVLQKLTIEDKELSQSTEGTSRGKATSETPVTTLRNSEEVYKETSSRSSGEISKELIVKEIECGTGRNGADCNWKNVQEQKKVNESAGTSDKNFSFANSSEDTIDLYSWKYPPVNSPVTYQHDGGATIDLSSLVHSGKSKFNSSEVFDSGKAHAKCEEDVSFSGEKRTSWPGSTSKDTVEPKHDIGRNVELKEVDQQIKLSGTCSKDVVINHPWCKSDEFTHLSSESWRDCTVKTVFPFPKGDVSTSYDHDIGSTDRKEGKRKTEVSDVRAAIKEQVDEVGRALYLGKTQGSEPKEFSGLGFSFVSESQKEGFPRLPPVRLKSEEKSFSIPWEEKFERDGPASKTNNADNSLFIGSFLDVPIGQDLTSSGGKRPAGGSWLSVSQGIAEDTSDLVSGFATVGDGLSESIDYPNEYWDSDEYDDDDDVGYTRQPIEDETWFLAHEIDYPSDNEKGTGHGSVPDPQREQNREDDEQSFAEEDSCFSGERYFQSKNVGPVRPADDHIGLSVSEMYRRNDQSNLIAQYDGQLMDEEELNLMRAEPVWRGFVTQTNELVMLGDGKVLNECGRPRPDDICMDDDQHGSVRSIGVGINSDTADFGSEVRESLIGGSSEGDIEYFHDHDTSIGGSRHLPPISDKPYSERSKREKKAAKHSSDKFVTVADKGSYVQKMNHLDGGFSFPPPRDGELVQTSSSKSLWSNKCNTVVSDEADDSLMASDDMLAPWRRKSSESSPVKSSRDESNAHAAGSENSSPSSLSNYGYAEREHVKKEETKIASAREEDVGASLEDEEATAVQEQVRQIKAQEEEFETFDLKIVHRKNRTGFEEDKNFHVVLNSVLAGRYQVTEYLGSAAFSKAIQAHDLHTGMDVCVKIIKNNKDFFDQSLDEIKLLKYVNKHDPADKYHLLRLYDYFYYREHLLIVCELLKANLYEFHKFNRESGGEVYFTMPRLQSITIQCLEALQFLHGLGLIHCDLKPENILVKSYSRCEVKVIDLGSSCFETDHLCSYVQSRSYRAPEVILGLPYDKKIDIWSLGCILAELCTGNVLFQNDSPATLLARVIGIIGPIDQDLLVKGRDTYKYFTKNHMLYERNQETNRLECLIPKKTSLRHRLPMGDQGFIDFVAHLLEVNPKKRPSALEALKHPWLSYPYEPISS